From a region of the Thermomicrobium roseum DSM 5159 genome:
- a CDS encoding HpcH/HpaI aldolase family protein, which produces MRENRVKRRLQAGEAVIGCFLPYPSPELAEICGYLGFDFVLLDAEHGRITEETAYHMVLAAEVAGTVPIVRVPLNHRQVILRYLDLGVAGVMVPQVNTPEEAVAAAEACRYYPQGRRGVAGVRAANFGLTMPLHEYVQQANQETLVIVQIEHIAVVERLEEYLAIPGIDVLFVGPNDLAQSMGYPGQQFHPEVQAVIDDIVRRVDGRLPLGTTAPTAELAQRQLERGFRMLATNTTALLAAGARSMLAAVSARA; this is translated from the coding sequence ATGCGGGAGAATCGAGTGAAACGGCGACTCCAGGCGGGTGAGGCGGTCATCGGCTGTTTCCTTCCCTACCCCTCCCCGGAGTTGGCGGAGATCTGCGGCTACCTCGGCTTCGATTTCGTCTTGCTCGATGCCGAGCATGGCCGCATTACCGAGGAGACAGCGTACCACATGGTCCTGGCTGCCGAGGTCGCCGGGACGGTCCCGATCGTCCGCGTCCCGCTCAATCACCGGCAAGTCATCCTCCGCTATCTCGATCTCGGTGTCGCTGGCGTGATGGTTCCGCAGGTCAACACCCCGGAGGAAGCAGTCGCTGCAGCGGAGGCATGCCGCTACTACCCACAGGGTCGTCGGGGTGTCGCGGGGGTACGGGCCGCGAACTTCGGCCTGACGATGCCGCTGCACGAATACGTCCAGCAGGCCAACCAGGAAACGCTCGTCATCGTCCAGATCGAGCATATCGCGGTGGTCGAGCGGCTGGAGGAATACCTGGCTATCCCCGGTATCGATGTCCTCTTCGTCGGCCCGAATGACCTCGCGCAGTCGATGGGTTATCCGGGACAGCAATTCCATCCCGAGGTGCAAGCCGTGATCGACGACATCGTGCGGCGCGTCGACGGTCGTCTGCCGCTGGGGACGACCGCGCCGACCGCTGAACTGGCGCAACGCCAGCTGGAGCGCGGCTTCCGCATGCTGGCGACCAACACGACCGCGCTGCTCGCAGCCGGAGCGCGGTCCATGCTCGCCGCGGTCAGCGCGCGAGCCTGA
- a CDS encoding branched-chain amino acid transaminase: MAGTELLPIAFFEGRFVPIQEAKVSIATHALQYGTGVFAGIRGYLDRDGQTINIFRLPDHTRRLLQSARLLRAELPYDAESLGELIVELVRQNAPRTDVYIRPFVYKADLEIGPKLKGVRDELAIYMLPMQEYLPITHPIRLMTTSWMRTVDVVIPSRAKVCGAYVNSAFAKDQAMECGFDDAIMLNHHGKVAEGSAANLFIVRNGTLITTPVTADILEGITRRTILEFAHDLGIPVEVREIDRSELYICDEAFLCGTGVQISPIGNIDGRTVGTGEIGPITARLQQLYLAVVRGEDTPYRHYLTRVAVAREAGAR; encoded by the coding sequence ATGGCTGGGACAGAACTGTTGCCGATCGCGTTCTTCGAGGGGCGCTTCGTGCCGATCCAGGAGGCGAAGGTCAGTATCGCGACGCACGCGCTCCAGTACGGGACAGGAGTCTTCGCCGGTATCCGCGGTTATCTCGACCGCGACGGGCAGACGATCAACATTTTCCGCCTGCCGGATCACACCCGTCGCCTGCTCCAATCGGCCCGCCTCCTGCGCGCCGAGCTCCCCTACGACGCCGAGTCGCTCGGCGAACTGATCGTGGAACTGGTGCGGCAAAATGCCCCACGCACCGATGTCTACATCCGCCCCTTCGTCTACAAGGCGGATCTGGAGATCGGCCCCAAGCTCAAGGGAGTGCGGGACGAACTGGCCATCTACATGCTGCCGATGCAGGAGTACCTGCCTATCACCCACCCGATCCGCCTGATGACCACCTCCTGGATGCGGACAGTCGACGTCGTCATTCCAAGCCGGGCCAAGGTCTGCGGCGCGTACGTCAATTCCGCCTTCGCCAAGGACCAGGCGATGGAGTGCGGCTTCGACGATGCCATCATGCTCAATCACCACGGCAAGGTGGCGGAAGGCAGCGCCGCCAACCTGTTCATCGTCCGCAACGGAACGCTCATCACCACGCCGGTGACCGCCGACATCCTGGAAGGGATCACGCGGCGAACGATCCTGGAGTTCGCGCACGATCTGGGAATCCCGGTCGAAGTGCGGGAGATCGATCGGAGCGAGCTTTACATCTGCGACGAGGCGTTCCTCTGCGGTACCGGTGTCCAGATCTCGCCGATCGGGAACATCGATGGGCGCACGGTCGGGACGGGTGAGATCGGCCCGATCACAGCACGCTTGCAGCAGCTCTATCTGGCCGTGGTGCGCGGCGAGGACACGCCATACCGGCACTATCTGACGCGCGTGGCGGTCGCTCGCGAAGCGGGGGCCCGTTGA
- a CDS encoding segregation and condensation protein A, with product MRLIFPSKQLRDVPVSAGPFSGPLDLLLQLVESRQLPITAVSLRAVTEQFLAALETVEAHRPELLADFLVVASRLTVLKARALLPHHDVADEDAASLVQDLERYRAFRDAAAWLQARAAAGLRCWTRPALPRAPRAAPSGDPAQLLRALARWARRQRPVALPLRWTPVVSLIAMIARIRERLTGRRTFRELLGARPTRPEVVAGLLALLVLARRRVVTLEQAEPFGEIWVQRTDEHGTS from the coding sequence ATGCGCCTGATCTTCCCCTCCAAGCAATTGCGGGACGTGCCAGTCAGCGCTGGGCCGTTCAGTGGGCCGCTGGATCTCCTGCTGCAACTGGTCGAGTCGCGGCAGTTGCCGATCACCGCGGTATCGCTCCGCGCCGTGACCGAGCAATTCCTGGCTGCTCTGGAGACGGTGGAAGCGCATCGACCCGAACTCCTGGCCGACTTCCTGGTCGTTGCCAGCCGTCTGACCGTTCTCAAAGCGCGAGCGCTCCTCCCGCACCACGACGTCGCAGACGAGGACGCTGCGTCGCTCGTCCAGGATCTGGAGCGCTATCGCGCCTTCCGGGACGCGGCGGCGTGGCTCCAAGCGCGGGCAGCCGCCGGGCTACGCTGCTGGACACGACCGGCCCTCCCGCGTGCGCCGCGCGCTGCCCCCAGCGGCGACCCGGCCCAGTTGCTGCGTGCGCTCGCACGCTGGGCGCGACGGCAACGACCCGTGGCCCTGCCCCTCCGCTGGACACCGGTCGTCTCGCTCATCGCCATGATCGCCCGCATCCGCGAGCGACTCACCGGGCGCCGCACGTTCCGCGAACTCCTGGGGGCGCGGCCGACTCGACCAGAGGTGGTAGCCGGGCTCCTGGCGCTCCTCGTCCTGGCACGACGACGAGTGGTCACGCTCGAACAGGCCGAACCGTTCGGCGAGATCTGGGTGCAGCGGACGGACGAGCATGGCACGAGCTGA
- a CDS encoding YceD family protein, giving the protein MRIRHLENDTIINVSQLLKAPVGTERYFTVHLDRLVLDSDLEARDLTASVRLLRTSNGILATGQLHVTAHQTCVRCLTEFDGRYSETFEAEFWPTVDILTGLPLPPPPDEDIFTIDKNHHLDLQEMLRQYAILAIPLYPVCGPQCPGPESLWQREEEVIDARLAVLQSLLDERA; this is encoded by the coding sequence ATGCGCATCAGGCACCTCGAGAACGACACCATCATCAACGTTTCCCAGCTCCTCAAGGCACCGGTCGGTACCGAGCGCTACTTTACCGTCCATCTCGATCGGCTCGTGCTGGACAGTGACCTCGAGGCTCGCGATCTCACCGCCTCGGTGCGATTGCTGCGGACCTCCAACGGTATCCTGGCGACCGGCCAGCTCCATGTCACGGCGCACCAGACCTGTGTCCGCTGCCTCACCGAGTTCGACGGCCGTTACAGCGAGACCTTCGAAGCCGAGTTCTGGCCGACCGTCGATATCCTCACCGGCCTCCCACTCCCACCTCCACCGGACGAGGATATCTTTACTATCGACAAGAACCATCACCTCGATTTGCAGGAAATGCTCCGTCAGTATGCGATCCTGGCTATTCCCCTCTATCCGGTCTGTGGTCCCCAGTGCCCTGGGCCGGAGTCGCTCTGGCAGCGTGAGGAAGAGGTGATCGACGCACGGCTGGCTGTCCTGCAGTCGCTCCTTGACGAACGAGCGTGA
- the rpmF gene encoding 50S ribosomal protein L32: MGAVPKHKVSKRRQGFRAAHQYIDVPPLTTCRTCGQKHRTHYVCPHCGHYRGRLVLDMEKKKRQRRPEA; the protein is encoded by the coding sequence ATGGGCGCTGTACCGAAGCATAAAGTCAGCAAGCGGCGACAAGGATTCCGCGCCGCACACCAGTACATCGACGTGCCGCCGCTCACCACCTGCCGGACCTGTGGGCAGAAGCATCGTACCCATTACGTCTGCCCACACTGCGGTCATTACCGCGGTCGACTCGTTCTGGATATGGAGAAGAAGAAGCGGCAGCGACGTCCCGAGGCCTGA
- the scpB gene encoding SMC-Scp complex subunit ScpB: protein MARADRVAALGALLFAAGEPVARERLAALLACTAEELEAALRELAERAAALGLMLLAHGETVQLATAPEHGPLIAQLFGGETGRLSPAALETLAIIAYLQPVTRAEIETVRGVDSSAALQTLLAYGLVEPRGRRPTPGQPVEYGTTLLFLERFGLPSLEALPPLPDELATLLAERRRSGQPAPSRSAL from the coding sequence ATGGCACGAGCTGATCGCGTCGCCGCGCTCGGTGCGCTCCTCTTCGCGGCTGGGGAGCCGGTTGCCCGCGAGCGACTCGCTGCCCTCCTCGCCTGCACAGCGGAGGAACTGGAAGCCGCGCTGCGCGAACTGGCCGAGCGTGCAGCTGCACTGGGGCTGATGCTGCTGGCGCACGGCGAGACGGTGCAGCTGGCCACGGCGCCCGAACACGGCCCGCTGATCGCGCAGCTCTTCGGTGGCGAAACGGGACGCCTCTCCCCGGCAGCGCTGGAGACCCTGGCGATCATCGCCTACCTGCAACCGGTCACGCGAGCGGAAATCGAGACCGTGCGGGGCGTCGACTCGAGCGCGGCGCTTCAGACGTTGCTCGCCTACGGGTTGGTCGAGCCGCGCGGTCGACGGCCGACGCCTGGGCAACCGGTCGAATACGGAACCACCCTGCTCTTCCTGGAGCGATTCGGTCTCCCGAGCCTGGAGGCGCTTCCACCGTTGCCGGACGAGTTGGCGACCCTCCTGGCCGAGCGGCGGCGTTCGGGTCAGCCCGCGCCATCAAGATCGGCCCTCTGA
- a CDS encoding beta-ketoacyl-ACP synthase III has translation MAYRAAITGWGAYVPAQVLTNADLERMVATSDEWIVTRTGIRERRIAGPDETTVQMATAAAQRALETAQLDPQRLDLVIVATTTPDYLMPATGSLVQAALGATRAGAFDLVAACSGFVYALGVGAQFIMAGTARAVLVVGVDALTRWLDFTDRTTCVLFGDGAGAVVLEASEADEGVLSTVLGSDGTGALHLYLEGFPELLRANGSVAPKRPVIRMAGREVFRFSVRIIGEAALEAVARAGLSLDDVDLLIPHQANRRIIEAAVERLGLPWEKVWVNLDRYGNTSAASVPIGLAEAADQGVLHPGMNVVLVAFGAGLAWAASVVRWGARGVRRGG, from the coding sequence ATGGCGTACCGTGCCGCGATCACCGGGTGGGGTGCTTACGTCCCAGCCCAGGTGCTGACCAACGCCGACCTGGAGCGCATGGTCGCGACCTCCGACGAATGGATCGTCACGCGGACCGGTATCCGCGAGCGCCGTATCGCCGGCCCCGACGAGACGACCGTTCAGATGGCCACGGCCGCAGCGCAACGTGCGCTGGAGACGGCCCAGCTCGATCCGCAGCGACTCGATCTGGTCATCGTCGCGACCACGACCCCCGATTACTTGATGCCAGCCACCGGGTCGCTGGTCCAGGCAGCGCTGGGAGCGACCCGAGCCGGAGCCTTCGACCTGGTTGCCGCCTGTTCGGGCTTCGTCTACGCGCTCGGTGTCGGTGCGCAGTTCATCATGGCGGGAACCGCTCGTGCGGTGCTGGTGGTCGGCGTCGACGCGCTCACCCGGTGGCTCGACTTCACCGACCGGACGACTTGTGTCCTCTTCGGTGACGGTGCCGGAGCCGTGGTCCTGGAGGCGAGCGAAGCGGACGAGGGCGTGTTGTCGACCGTGCTCGGGTCGGACGGCACCGGTGCCCTCCATCTCTATCTCGAGGGCTTTCCCGAGCTTCTTCGCGCCAACGGCTCGGTCGCACCCAAGCGACCGGTCATCCGCATGGCCGGCCGCGAGGTGTTCCGCTTTTCGGTGCGGATCATCGGTGAGGCTGCCCTGGAGGCAGTGGCGCGAGCTGGCCTCTCGCTCGATGACGTAGATCTCTTGATCCCGCACCAGGCGAACCGGCGAATCATCGAGGCAGCGGTCGAGCGCCTCGGTCTGCCCTGGGAAAAGGTTTGGGTCAACCTCGACCGTTACGGGAACACGTCGGCCGCTTCGGTGCCGATCGGGTTGGCTGAGGCCGCCGACCAGGGTGTCCTGCACCCTGGGATGAACGTCGTCCTGGTCGCCTTCGGTGCTGGACTCGCCTGGGCTGCCAGCGTTGTTCGCTGGGGTGCGCGTGGCGTTCGACGCGGAGGATGA
- a CDS encoding ABC transporter ATP-binding protein, with protein MEPLLEVRDLRTQFFTQDGVVKAVDGVSFHLMPGETLGLVGESGCGKSITALSIMRLIPSPPGKIVSGEIIFEGEDILKMSDDEVRSIRGRKIAMIFQDPMTSLNPVLTINRQISEALELHLGMSKQQARQRAIELLKMVGIPNAEQRVDQYPHQFSGGMRQRVMIAMALSCNPSLLIADEPTTALDVTIQAQILDLIRTLQHEHNTALILITHDLGVVAGMTDRINVMYAGHIVETAPTEELFENPKHPYTVGLLNSIPRLDAPRKERLNPIRGLPPDLIDLPDMCPFVPRCDFAREKCSEKNPPLFDVNPVHRSACWYWEEVSLAGPRRQGEVRADDGN; from the coding sequence ATGGAACCGCTTCTCGAGGTACGCGATTTGCGTACCCAGTTCTTCACCCAGGATGGCGTCGTCAAGGCGGTCGATGGGGTGTCGTTCCACTTGATGCCCGGTGAGACACTGGGGCTCGTCGGGGAAAGCGGATGCGGCAAGAGCATCACGGCACTCTCGATCATGCGCTTGATCCCGAGCCCGCCGGGCAAGATCGTCAGCGGCGAAATCATCTTCGAGGGCGAAGACATCCTGAAGATGAGCGACGACGAGGTGCGGTCGATCCGCGGCAGGAAGATCGCGATGATCTTCCAGGATCCGATGACCTCGCTCAACCCCGTTTTGACGATCAACCGGCAGATCAGCGAGGCGCTGGAACTCCATCTTGGGATGAGCAAGCAGCAGGCACGGCAGCGGGCCATCGAACTCCTCAAGATGGTCGGCATCCCCAACGCCGAGCAGCGGGTGGATCAGTATCCTCACCAGTTCTCGGGCGGGATGCGCCAGCGCGTGATGATCGCGATGGCGCTCTCCTGCAACCCGTCCCTGCTCATCGCCGACGAGCCCACGACTGCATTGGATGTGACGATCCAAGCTCAGATCCTCGACCTAATCCGCACGCTGCAGCACGAGCACAACACGGCGCTCATCCTGATCACCCACGACCTCGGGGTCGTCGCCGGTATGACCGACCGGATCAACGTGATGTATGCCGGTCATATCGTGGAGACAGCGCCGACCGAGGAGCTGTTCGAGAACCCCAAGCATCCGTACACGGTCGGCCTGTTGAATTCGATCCCGCGGCTGGACGCGCCGCGCAAGGAACGCCTCAATCCGATCCGCGGGCTTCCGCCCGACTTGATCGATTTGCCCGACATGTGCCCGTTCGTCCCGCGTTGCGATTTCGCGCGGGAGAAGTGCAGTGAGAAGAATCCGCCGCTCTTCGATGTGAACCCGGTACACCGATCAGCCTGCTGGTATTGGGAAGAAGTGTCGCTCGCCGGTCCACGACGGCAGGGAGAGGTGAGGGCTGACGATGGCAACTGA
- a CDS encoding site-2 protease family protein → MLGRLDPQTILATLVAFVLAITVHEFAHAWTALRLGDDTAARHGRVTLNPLAHLDPIGSIGLLMIVFLGFGIGWGRPVPVNPNRLRWGHRGMALTALAGPLSNVIIAFAFALPYRFGLPAAPEPVTLFVQRLILVNLLLAAFNLIPIPPLDGLKILLGLLPAFWYPILAPLERYGVGILLVLIVFGSLGGSILAAMYLPVYRLLFRLVIGEAPL, encoded by the coding sequence GTGTTGGGACGACTCGACCCGCAAACGATCCTGGCCACGCTCGTCGCCTTCGTGCTCGCCATCACGGTGCACGAGTTCGCGCATGCCTGGACCGCCTTGCGCTTGGGCGACGACACGGCTGCCCGGCACGGTCGGGTGACGTTGAACCCGCTCGCGCACCTCGATCCGATCGGCTCGATCGGTCTCTTGATGATCGTCTTTTTGGGCTTCGGCATCGGCTGGGGGAGACCGGTACCAGTCAACCCCAATCGCTTGCGCTGGGGGCATCGCGGCATGGCGCTGACGGCGCTGGCCGGTCCACTTTCCAACGTGATCATCGCCTTCGCCTTTGCGCTTCCCTACCGGTTCGGTCTCCCGGCTGCACCGGAACCGGTGACGCTGTTCGTGCAGCGCCTCATCCTGGTGAACCTGTTGCTCGCGGCGTTCAACCTCATCCCGATCCCGCCGCTCGACGGCTTGAAGATCCTGCTCGGTCTGTTGCCTGCCTTCTGGTACCCGATCCTGGCACCGCTCGAGCGCTACGGTGTCGGCATCTTGCTAGTCCTGATCGTCTTCGGCAGCCTAGGGGGCAGCATCCTCGCCGCGATGTACCTGCCCGTCTATCGCCTGCTGTTCCGTCTCGTGATCGGCGAGGCACCGCTCTGA
- a CDS encoding ABC transporter substrate-binding protein, with amino-acid sequence MRRRLWIVSIVLACTVVLGCRARPTPQLASPPANTSVPVSTPTTVAPVAPAPVVPDATATASAAAPGSVSGRGIVEAGLEEPRTLNPLFVADPLSDTLSRLVFDGLVTLDPQTAEPVPALAESWEVSRDGTTYTFRLREGVRWHDGQPLTANDVVFTYQRMLDPEVRSPRYSRLAERIKAVELVDSRTVRITLIRPDASFLPVLGTIGIVPEHVLGTVLPQQLVTDPFGLSSAVGTGPFILTQWLRGVSLTFRANPDYYRGAPQVPQYTYRIVSTLEELERGLRDGTIDWAVIDAAQAGRLPTIDGVTIDRLPGYELLVVALQLDPAKSKLFADERVRRALLLGTDRAALVETVWGGRARIAEGLQPPASWAAGEPAIRYPYDPAEAQRLLSEAGWVPGDDGVRTREGQRLHFRLLATGTDPSRRAVAELLQQQWRALGIDVELELRSWAEVRRRATQERDFDALLIGILWDVDPDQSAVWSSDSFFDGLNFGHYLDPEVDQKLVEAVATTDRQQRTALYREIEQRVLSDLPMLPLVYPDLIVVRSERLEIPVLDALVVRTRTGIEQWRLRTES; translated from the coding sequence GTGCGCCGGAGGCTCTGGATCGTCAGCATCGTCCTCGCCTGCACGGTCGTTCTCGGCTGTCGCGCGCGCCCCACACCGCAGCTGGCTTCTCCGCCGGCCAACACGAGCGTGCCGGTCTCGACCCCGACCACCGTTGCTCCCGTCGCTCCAGCACCCGTCGTACCCGACGCGACGGCGACGGCCAGCGCGGCCGCACCGGGAAGCGTCTCCGGCCGCGGGATCGTCGAGGCTGGCCTCGAAGAGCCCCGCACCCTCAACCCGCTCTTCGTGGCCGATCCGCTCTCCGATACTTTGAGCCGACTCGTCTTCGACGGACTCGTCACACTCGATCCGCAAACTGCCGAGCCGGTTCCGGCTCTCGCCGAGTCGTGGGAGGTGAGCCGCGACGGGACGACCTACACCTTCCGGCTGCGCGAGGGGGTGCGCTGGCACGATGGCCAGCCGCTGACGGCCAACGATGTCGTGTTCACGTACCAGCGGATGCTCGACCCCGAAGTACGCTCCCCACGCTACTCGCGGCTCGCCGAGCGCATCAAAGCGGTCGAACTGGTCGATAGCCGGACGGTTCGGATCACGCTGATCCGACCCGATGCCTCGTTCTTGCCGGTGTTGGGGACGATCGGGATCGTGCCCGAGCATGTGCTGGGAACGGTCCTGCCGCAGCAGCTGGTGACCGATCCCTTCGGACTCTCCTCCGCAGTGGGTACGGGCCCCTTCATCCTGACCCAGTGGCTGCGCGGTGTCTCGCTCACGTTTCGGGCCAATCCGGACTATTACCGTGGTGCCCCACAGGTGCCTCAGTACACGTATCGGATCGTGAGCACGCTCGAGGAACTGGAACGAGGCCTACGCGACGGCACGATCGACTGGGCCGTGATCGACGCAGCACAGGCCGGCCGACTCCCGACGATCGATGGAGTGACCATCGATCGTCTGCCGGGGTACGAACTCCTCGTCGTCGCACTCCAGCTCGATCCAGCCAAGAGCAAGCTGTTCGCTGACGAGCGAGTGCGCCGGGCGCTCTTGCTCGGGACCGATCGGGCTGCGCTGGTCGAGACCGTCTGGGGCGGACGCGCTCGTATCGCTGAGGGGCTCCAGCCACCGGCTTCCTGGGCTGCCGGTGAACCAGCGATCCGCTATCCCTACGATCCGGCGGAAGCGCAACGCCTGCTGAGCGAGGCGGGATGGGTGCCAGGAGACGATGGCGTGCGCACCCGCGAGGGGCAACGGCTGCACTTCCGCCTGCTGGCGACCGGTACGGACCCGAGTCGCCGAGCAGTGGCCGAACTCCTGCAGCAGCAATGGCGGGCCCTGGGTATCGACGTGGAACTGGAACTCCGGTCCTGGGCCGAGGTCCGACGACGCGCGACGCAGGAACGCGACTTCGATGCCCTGTTGATCGGCATCCTCTGGGATGTCGATCCCGACCAGAGCGCCGTGTGGTCCAGCGATTCGTTCTTCGATGGCCTCAATTTCGGTCATTATCTCGATCCGGAAGTTGACCAGAAGCTGGTGGAGGCGGTCGCCACCACGGATCGCCAGCAGCGCACCGCGCTGTACCGGGAGATCGAGCAGCGCGTCCTGAGCGATTTGCCCATGTTGCCGCTCGTCTATCCCGATCTGATCGTGGTGCGCTCGGAGCGGCTGGAAATCCCGGTGCTCGATGCGCTGGTCGTGCGGACACGAACCGGGATCGAGCAGTGGCGGCTGCGCACGGAGAGTTGA
- a CDS encoding ABC transporter ATP-binding protein encodes MATELRPAPTTSGRGDREVLLDVRNLKMYFPLTRGIILQRRIGWVKAVDDISFQIFRGETLGLVGESGCGKSTTGRAILQLYKPTAGEVLFNGVDLTKLPPGEMRKMRRHMQMIFQDPYASLNPRMTVGSIIAEPMQIHNLVPKEQRNQRVQELLEVVGLNPYFANRYPHEFSGGQRQRIGIARALAANPEFIVADEPVSALDVSIQAQIINLLEELQEKFHLTYLFIAHDLSVVRHISDRVAVMYLGKIVELADRNALYDDPLHPYTKALLSAVPIPDPKIEKKRERIILTGDVPSPINPPSGCRFHTRCPYAMDVCAKVEPRFVDQGGGHFVACHLYPGCTP; translated from the coding sequence ATGGCAACTGAACTGCGTCCGGCACCGACGACGAGCGGTCGGGGCGATCGGGAAGTCCTGCTCGATGTCCGCAACCTCAAGATGTACTTCCCGCTCACCCGGGGGATCATCTTGCAGCGACGCATCGGCTGGGTGAAGGCGGTCGACGATATCTCGTTCCAAATCTTCCGAGGCGAAACGCTCGGACTGGTGGGAGAGAGCGGCTGCGGCAAGAGCACGACCGGTCGGGCGATCCTCCAGCTCTACAAGCCGACAGCGGGGGAAGTCCTCTTCAACGGCGTCGACCTCACCAAGCTCCCGCCCGGCGAGATGCGCAAGATGCGCCGGCACATGCAGATGATCTTCCAGGACCCCTACGCCTCGCTCAACCCGCGCATGACGGTCGGGAGCATCATCGCCGAGCCGATGCAGATACACAATCTCGTCCCCAAGGAGCAACGGAACCAGCGGGTCCAGGAACTCCTCGAGGTCGTCGGGCTAAACCCGTACTTCGCCAACCGCTACCCGCACGAGTTCTCGGGTGGGCAGCGGCAACGGATCGGTATCGCCCGTGCCCTGGCCGCCAATCCGGAGTTCATCGTGGCCGATGAGCCGGTCTCGGCGCTCGACGTCTCGATCCAGGCCCAGATCATCAACCTGCTCGAGGAGCTGCAAGAGAAGTTCCATCTCACCTACCTCTTCATCGCGCACGATCTGAGCGTGGTGCGGCACATCTCGGACCGGGTCGCCGTCATGTATCTCGGCAAGATCGTCGAACTGGCGGACCGCAACGCCCTCTACGATGATCCGCTGCATCCCTATACCAAGGCATTGTTGAGCGCCGTCCCGATCCCGGATCCCAAGATCGAAAAGAAGCGCGAGCGGATCATCCTGACCGGCGACGTCCCCAGCCCGATCAACCCGCCGAGCGGCTGCCGGTTCCATACGCGCTGCCCGTACGCCATGGATGTCTGTGCCAAGGTCGAGCCGCGCTTCGTCGATCAAGGTGGTGGCCACTTCGTCGCCTGCCACCTCTATCCCGGTTGCACACCGTAA
- the nifS gene encoding cysteine desulfurase NifS, producing the protein MNRTEIYLDHAATTPVDPRVLEAMLPFFTERFGNPSSIYAAGREARAALDQARARIARLLNCQAREIVFTSGGTESDNLAVKGVAFWHLVNGRGRHIVTTAFEHHAVLHSAEYLERFGFHVTYVAPDADGIVQPEAIEAALRPDTILVSVMYANNEIGTIQPIREIAHLCRERGITVHTDAVQAAGTLPLDVEELGVDLLSISAHKFYGPKGVGLLYVRSGTPILWQQHGGAQESNRRAGTENVPGIVGMARALELAYEELDERNAHVQALRDRLIDGILQRIPDSRLNGHRHQRLPNNVNVTFAGVDGETLLLNLDLHGIAASSGSACTTGSTEPSHVLLAIGATPEQARSSVRLTLGKDNTAREIERTLDVLEETVARLRKLAGARSR; encoded by the coding sequence GTGAACCGAACCGAAATCTACCTCGACCATGCGGCGACCACCCCGGTCGATCCCCGCGTGCTCGAGGCGATGCTCCCCTTCTTTACGGAACGATTCGGGAATCCCTCGAGCATCTACGCGGCGGGACGCGAGGCCCGCGCCGCGCTCGACCAGGCGCGTGCCCGCATCGCCCGTCTCCTCAACTGCCAGGCGCGCGAGATCGTCTTCACCAGCGGCGGCACCGAGAGCGATAACCTCGCTGTCAAAGGTGTCGCATTCTGGCACCTGGTGAACGGGCGCGGTCGGCACATCGTGACCACCGCCTTCGAGCACCATGCTGTTCTCCACAGCGCTGAGTACCTCGAGCGCTTCGGCTTCCACGTCACCTACGTCGCACCGGACGCTGATGGGATCGTCCAGCCGGAAGCGATCGAGGCAGCGCTCCGTCCGGATACCATTCTGGTTTCCGTGATGTACGCCAACAACGAGATCGGGACGATCCAGCCGATCCGCGAGATCGCCCACTTGTGTCGCGAGCGCGGCATCACCGTCCACACCGATGCTGTCCAGGCAGCTGGCACCTTGCCGCTCGATGTCGAGGAGCTCGGCGTCGACCTGCTTTCCATCAGTGCCCATAAGTTCTACGGGCCCAAGGGGGTCGGGTTGCTCTACGTGCGCAGCGGGACGCCCATCCTCTGGCAACAGCACGGCGGTGCGCAGGAGAGCAACCGGCGCGCGGGCACGGAGAACGTCCCCGGTATCGTCGGTATGGCGCGAGCGCTCGAGCTAGCGTACGAGGAGCTCGACGAGCGCAACGCGCATGTCCAGGCGTTGCGCGACCGGCTGATCGACGGGATTCTCCAGCGCATCCCGGACAGTCGACTGAACGGGCATCGCCACCAGCGGCTGCCCAACAACGTGAACGTGACCTTCGCGGGTGTCGATGGCGAGACGTTGCTCTTGAACCTCGACCTGCACGGGATCGCTGCCTCCTCTGGATCAGCCTGCACGACCGGTTCCACCGAGCCGAGCCACGTCTTGCTCGCGATCGGCGCGACACCCGAGCAGGCCCGCAGCAGCGTGCGCCTCACGCTCGGCAAGGACAATACGGCGCGCGAGATCGAGCGGACGCTCGACGTGCTCGAGGAAACGGTCGCCCGGCTGCGCAAGCTGGCTGGCGCACGGAGCCGCTAG